GGCGCGGCAGCCTGCGAGATTGCCGTGGGAGCGGGCTTGCCCGCGAATGGAGCGGACGCGACCCCCTTTTCGAGGGCACGCCCGCTCCCACGAAAGCCGCTCCGCGAAAGCCTCGGCCCCTAGGGCCGCCGCGCACGCAGCAACACGCGCTCGCCGGCAAGGAGCTGCAGGCTCGCGTCGGGCGCGAGCGCAAAACCGGTGACGCGGCCGGCGGCTTCGATGAAGCGGCGCTCCTCCTCCATCGCGCCCGGCTCGCACGCCATCTTCGTCGCCCCCAGCGGCGACAGCCGCAAGCCCTCGCCTGAGAGCGCATAGCGGCCGAAGTAGCGGTTGCACGCCGCGATACCGGCGAGCCGACCTTCAGGCGCAAAGTTCACGGTAACGCGGGTTGGGTCCGCCACCGCCCTGCCGTCGATCTCCACCACCTCCCACGCTCCACCCTGCAGCAGCTCGGCCGGGTCTCCGCCGCAGCCCTTCAGGACCCGGCCCTGCCAGCGTACCGCCACCGTCCGCGGGTGCGGCATGCCGCTCATGCTGTCGACGCAGTGGCGCGCGAACACGACCGCCGTCAGCGGCCCGCCGGCGGACACGGCCTCGTAGCTGCGCATGCCGTCGCCGTCGACCACCAGCGGACCAGGGGCGAACACGTGCGTGTCGCCATGATCGAGCAGCAGCGACAGCCCATCGGCGCGCACGTCAAGCCGCCAGCCGGGCTCGTTGCCCACGGCGCGGAACACGGGCTTCTCCGCGACCAGGCGGCATTCGGGCTGTGCCACGCCGGCCAGCTCCAGCCTCGCCGCGTCGCCCTTGACCCAGATCGATGTGCGCTCGTCATCCACCGACACCCGCTTTACGCCGGACGCGGTACGTACCGGATGCAGCGTGTAGGTGCGCCCAGCCGCCTGCAGGGTCGAGAGCTCGCCGAAATGGCGTAGGGTGACGGTCTGCTCACCGCAGCGGAACTGCACCGGCGGCTGGGGATCGAGTGGCAGCACGGCCGCGCGTCCGGGCGCCTCGCCGCTGTCGGCCGATGGCGTGGGCGAGGCGGCCGACGATGACTTCGTGGCCGAGATCGCGGACGATTCGGCGCGATCGCCGAACAGCGAGCAACCACCCAGCACCAGCGCGAGCGGAAGGAGAAAAAGCGGACGAAGCACCATGGAGTAAACTCCCTTCCATATCGAATTGACGGCGGGCACGCCTGCCCGCGCACGCCGTGACCCAGCCAACGCCGCCAAGCGCTACCACAGCGGCGCCGACTCTAGCACGCACGCCCGAGCACCCGAATGCACGAAATGTCACTCGCCGAGAATGTGCGCGAGATCGTCGAAGACGCCGCTGGCGCGCAGGGGTTCCGCCATGTGCGCCGGATCGTGCTCGAGATCGGCGAGCTGGCGGCGGTCGAAGCCGATGCATTGCGGTTCTGTCTGGATGTCGTGCTGGAGGGCTCGGTCGCCGAGGGCGCGGCGCTGGAGTTCGTCCGCACGCCCGGTGCGGGCTGGTGCGCGGCCTGCGCGCGGACGGTGGCGCTGCACGAACGCTACGACCCCTGCCCGCACTGCGGCGCCTACGGGCTGGACGTGCGCGCCGGGGCGCAGATGCGGGTGAGCGCGCTCGACGTCGATTGACGGTGCCACGAGGGAGGATCGGAAGAAATGTGCACGGTATGCGGCTGCGGGGGTGAAGGACAGGTCGGGCTGGCCCATGGTGGCGCGCGCGGCGTGCGTGCGAAGCGCGCCGCGACGAAGCCCGCGGACGCGCCGCACCAATGGCGCGCACTCGGGAATCCCGCGCCCGCAACCCGCCCCGCCGGCCACCAGCACCTGCACTTCGGCGCAGGCCCGGCACGCGCCCACGTCCCCGGCCTCGGCCAGACCGAGATGCTGCGCATCGAGCGCGACATCCTCGGCAAGAACGACGCCCTCGCCGCGCACAACCGCGCCAGCCTCGCCGCGCGCGGCATCCTGGCGCTCAACCTGGTCTCCAGCCCGGGGTCGGGCAAGACCGCGCTGCTGGTGAGCACGCTGCAGCGGATCGCCGGCCGCATTCCGGCCGCAGTGATCGAGGGCGACCAGCAGACCGAATTCGACGCCGAGCGCATCCGCGCCACCGGCGTCGAGGCGCTGCAGATCAACACCGGCAAGGGCTGTCACCTCGACGCCGACATGGTCGCCCGCGCCCTGCCCCGGCTCGCGCTCGCCGATGGCGGCCTGCTCTTCATCGAGAACGTCGGCAACCTCGTCTGCCCGGCCGCGTTCGACCTCGGCGAGGCACACAAGGTGGTGATCCTGTCGGTGACCGAGGGCGAGGACAAGCCGCTGAAGTACCCCGACATGTTCGCCGCCGCCGACCTGATGCTGCTCAACAAGGTCGATCTGCTGCCCTACCTGCAGTTCGACCTGGCGCGCGCGATCGGCTACGCGCTGCGGGTGAATCCGCGCCTGCAGGTGATCCAGACCTCGGCCACCGGCGGCGACGGGCTGGACGAATGGCTCGCCTGGCTCGAGACCCGGCTTGCGAATACGCGCCGGATCGACTCCCAGCACTCAAGCCCGCCGGCATGAGCCCCCCATCCGGAACCGCGCCCGCGGCCACCGTCCCCTGTGGGAGCGGGCTTGCCCGCGAACGCCTGCCCACCAAGCTCGATGCCCGCCCGGAGGAAATCCTTCGCGGGCAAGGCCGCTCCGACCGCGCCGGTGCCGGTGTTGCTGCCGGTATGCGGACGGGGCATCCCATCCTCGCGCTCGGCGCCTGGTTCAAGCACGCGGCCTGCCTGCTGGATTCGGACGGCTTGACCTTCGGCCCCAATCTGGGCGACCTCGACAACGCCGAGGCCTGCGCCGGCGTCGAGCCGGCGGTGGACGCGTTGCTCGCGGCCGCAAGCGGCCAGGCGCGCGCAGTCGCCCATGACCTCCACCCCGACTTCCACTCCACCCGCGTCGCGCTCGCCACCGCGCACCGGCTCGGCGTGCCGGCGATCGGCGTGCAGCACCATCACGCCCACATCGGCGCGGTGCTGGCCGAGCATGCGCGCTTCGACGCCCACCCGGTGCTCGGCCTCGCCCTCGACGGGGTCGGGCTCGGCAGCGATGGCGAGGCCTGGGGCGGCGAACTGCTGCTGGTCGAAGGCGCACGCTTCCAGCGCCTCGGCCGCCTGCGCCCGCTGCGCCTGCCCGGCGGCGACCGCGCCGCGCGCGAGCCTTGGCGCATGGCGGCGGCGCTGCTGCACGCCTGTGGCCGCGGCGACGAGATCGCCGACCGCTTCGCCCACCATCCCGCCGCGGCGATGCTGGCGCAGGTGCTCGCACGGCCCGCGCTGAGCCCGCCGACCTCCAGCCTCGGCCGCCACTTCGACGCCGCCGCCGCCCTGCTCGGCATCTGCGAGCGGATGCGGTTCGAGGCCGAGGCGGCGATCGCGCTCGAGCGGCTGGCTGCGCGGCAATCCGCGCCCGCGGTCGATCCGGCGGACTGGCACATCATCGAAGCCGTCAGCGCGTCGGCGACCGGTGTCGGGCGCCCCGACGGGAACGGCGTCGGCACCGCCGCCGTGCCGTTCGAGCTCGATCTCCACCCTCTGCTGCGCCGCCTCGCCGACGCGCCCGACGCCGCGCGCGGCGCCGCACGCTTTCACGCCACCCTCGCCGCCGCGCTCATCGACTGGGTGCGCAGGGCCAGCGCGCTCACCGGCTGCGACACCGTGGTGCTGGGCGGCGGCTGCCTGCACAATCGGCTGCTCGCCGACGCCCTGCACGCCGGCCTGCCCGCGCACGGATTCAAGGTGCTCGGCGCGCGCAGCCTGTCGCCCGGCGACGCCGCGCTCGCCCTCGGCCAGGCCTGGGTCGCGCTGCACCAACTCACCCACAAGGACACCTGAAAATGTGCCTCGCCATCCCCGCCCGCGTGATCGAACGCCTCGAGGGCGACGACGCCGTCGTCGAGCTCGACGGCGTGCGCAAGACCATCTCGCTCGCGCTCGTGGACGATGTCGCGGTGGGCGACTACGTCATCGTCCATGTCGGCTTCGCCCTCGGTCGGCTCGACCCCGAGGAAGCCGCGCAGACCCTCGCGCTGTTCGCCGCGACCGGCGCCGGCTCGGCCGCGCCATGAAATACGTCGACGCGTTCCGCGACGGCGCACTCGCCGCCGGACTGGCGCAGGCGATCGCGCGCGAGGTCGAGCCCGGCCGCGACTACGCCTTCATGGAGTTCTGCGGCGGCCACACCCATGCCATCTCGCGCTACGGCGTGGCCGACCTGCTGCCGCGCACCGTGCGCCTGATCCATGGTCCCGGCTGCCCGGTATGCGTGCTACCGGTCGGCCGCATCGACATGGCGATCCGCCTCGCGCTGGCACGGCCGGAGGTCACGCTGTGCACCTACGCCGACTGCCTGCGCATCCCGGCCTCGGACGGCCTCTCGCTGCTCAAGGCACGCGCCCGTGGCGCCGACGTGCGCATGGTGTATTCCGCCGCCGATGCGCTCGCCCTCGCCGAGCGCATGCCCGAGCGCGAAGTCGTGTTCTTCGCGATCGGCTTCGAGACCACCACGCCGCCCACCGCGCGCGTCATCGAGCTGGCCGCGCAGCGCGGGCTCGCCAATTTCAGCGTGATCTGCAACCACGTGCTCACGCCGCCGGCGATCGAGGCCCTGCTCGCCGCGCCGGCGGCGGACAGTCCGGGGCGCCCGCGCCTGGCCGGCATCCTCGGCCCCGCCCATGTGTCGGTGATCATCGGCAGCGCGCCCTACGCCTTCGCCGCGACCCGCCACCACATGCCGGTCGTCATCACCGGCTTCGAGCCGCTCGACGTCATGCAGGCGGTGCGCATGCTGGTGCGCCAGGTCAATGAGGGCCGCGCCGAGGTCGAGAACGAATACACACGCGCGGTCACCCCCGAGGGCAACCGCAAGGCGCAGGCACTCATCGACGCGGTGCTCGCGCCGCGGCCGCAGTTCGACTGGCGCGGCCTCGGCAGTCTGCCCGCCTCGGCGCTGCGCATCCGCCCGGCGTTCGCGGCCTGGGACGCAGAAGTGAAGTTCGGCCTCGAGGACCGCCCGGTGCCCGATCACAAGTCCTGCGCGTGCGCGGCCATCCTGTGCGGCGCCAAGGCGCCGACCGACTGCAAGCTGTTCGGCACCGCGTGCACACCGGAGACGCCGCTCGGCGCCTGCATGGTGTCCTCCGAGGGCGCCTGCGCGGCGCACTACAACTACGGTCGCTTCCGCGACCCGGCCGGAGCCTGATCCGCATGTCCTGCCCCCCTTACGCGCGGCCGCTCGACCTGCGCGATGGCCGCGTCGACCTCGGCCATGGCGCAGGCGGCCGCGCCATGCAGCAGCTCATCGCCCAGCTCTTCGCGCGCGCCTTCGACAACTCCGAGCTCGGCCGCGGCGACGATGGCGCGGTGCTGCCCGCACCGGCACCCGGCGAGCGCCTGGTGATGGCCACCGACGGCCACGTCGTCAGCCCGCTGTTCTTCCCCGGCGGCGACATCGGCAGCCTGTCGGTGCACGGCACGGTGAACGACCTCGCGGTGATGGGCGCGCGCCCGCTCTGGCTGGCGGCCGGGTTCATCCTCGAGGAAGGCTTTCCGCTCGCCGACCTCGCCCGCATCGTCGCCTCGATGGCTGGCGCCGCACGGGCAGCGGGCGTGCGCATCGTCACCGGCGACACCAAGGTCGTCGAGCAGGGCAAGGGCGACGGCGTGTTCATCACCACCACCGGCATCGGCGCCCTGCCCGCCGGGCGTGACCCGGGCGGCGCGCGCGCCCGGCCCGGCGACGCGGTGCTGGTGTCGGGCACCCTCGGCGACCACGGCATGGCGATCATGGCGCAGCGCGAGGCGCTCGGCTTCGAGTCGGCGATCGTCTCCGACAGCGCCGCCCTGCACGGCCTGGTCGAGACGCTCTACGCCGCGGTGCCGGCGGAGGCGATCCACGTGCTGCGCGACCCCACCCGCGGCGGGCTGGCCAGCACGCTCAACGAAATCGCCACCCAGTCGGGCGTCGGCATGATGCTTGACGAGCGCGCGATCCCGGTGGCGCCGCAGGTGCAGGCGGCCTGCGAGCTGCTCGGTCTCGATCCGCTCAACGTCGCCAACGAAGGCAAGCTGGTGGTGATCTGCGCCACCGAGTCCGCCGAGGCCGCGCTCGCCGCCCTGCGCGCCCACCCGCTCGGCGCGGCGGCTGCGCGCATCGGCGAGGTGAGCGCGGACAGCCGCTGCTTCGTACAGCTGCGCACCACGCTCGGCGGCCGGCGCATGGTCGACTGGCTGGCGGGCGAACAGCTGCCGCGCATCTGCTGAGGCCCGGGCGACGGCCGCGACACGGCCTTCAGGACGCGCGCAACAACGCGCCCTTACAACTCATTACCGCGCGAAACACCTGCGCCAGGGGCTTTCACCTATCGTTGCAGCGGAGACAGCAGAAACACGGAAGGGGCCGGTGCGGCCTGCGCCCGCCCCGCCTCCGTGTCCCTTTTTGCAGGACGCCGCCATGACTTCCCGATCCCGCACGTGGTCCCTGATGCTCGCCGCCGCCCTCGCGCTCGGCGGCTGCGCGGTCGTGCCGGTCGACGACTACGGCTACTACGAGGACGACGCCCCTTACTACGCGCGCGAGACCGTCATCGTCACCCCGCCGCCGCGCGTGGAATACCGCGGCCTGCCACCCGCCGCCGGCTACATCTGGATCGATGGCTACTGGAATTGGATAGGCCACCGCCACGACTGGGTGCCGGGCTACTGGTCGCCGCCAGGCGCACGTCCCATCGTCCGCCACCGCCACTTCGAGCGCGATCGCGACGACGATCGCCGCGGGCAATGGTGGCGCGAACACCGCAACACGCGAGACGCCGACCGCCGGGACGACCACGCCGACCGCAAGCGCTGGCGCGATGACGCACGGCGCGAAGGCGACCGCGACGGCTGGCCGAGACGCGGCGACGCGCGCGAACGCCTGCACCAGGAGACAGAGCGCCGGCGCACGCGCGACAGCGAAGGACCACGCCGCTTCGAGGGGCGGCCGATCGCGCCGCAAGCGGCGCCTGCAGGCGACGCGCGCCGGCCGCCGACCGCAAGCGCCGAACGCGATGGTCCACGCGGGCGTGATGGCGCACGCGGCGGCGATCGCGAGACGCGCACACCCTACCGCCGTGATGACGGACGTCCGGACGGGCGCGTTGCGCCCGGCACGGAGGACCGCGGCGAGCGGCGGCGCCACGACGACGGCCGTCCGCCGTGGCGCGACCGCCTGCGCGAGACCGGCACGAACTGAAGCGCTCGCCGCGCCGGCGGCCCCCCCCGGCGGCCCCCCAGCTCGCCGGGGCGAGCTGCTGCCGACGCAGCGCCCGAGGTTGCTCCCTTTCCGCATCGCAGCGAAAATCACGGTTTGTCCGCCGGCACCCCGGCGGCTCCTCCCGCGACGGACCCACCCGGTCCGTTCAAGACCACTCCTCCGGGCAAAACCATGATGAAACTCTCCTCGCTGCTGATGCTTTCCCTCACCGCCGGCGCGCTGCTCGCCGGCTGCGGCAAGAACGAACCTGCCGTCCAGTCCGCCGCAGCCCCGGCTACCCCGGCCGCTCCGGCGAAGATCGTCATCGGCCTCGACGACAACTTCCCGCCGATGGGCTTCCGCAACGAGAAGAACGAGCTCGTCGGCTTCGACATCGATCTGGCGAAGGAAGCCGCCAAGCGCCTCGGCATCGAGGTCGAGTTCAAGCCGATCGACTGGAGCGCCAAGGAAGCCGAGCTCAACGGCAAGCGTGTCGATGCGCTGTGGAACGGCCTCACCATCACCGAGGAACGCCGGAAGAACATCGGCTTCACCAGCGCCTACATGGAGAACCACCAGATCATCGTGGTGCCGGCCAACTCGACCGTGAAGACCAAGGCCGACCTCGCCGGCAAGGTCATCGGCATCCAGGACGGCAGCAGCGCGATCGACGCGGTGCAGAAGGATCCGGTCGCCGCCTCGTTCAAGGAGCTGAAGAAGTTCGGCGACAACGTCACCGCGCTGATGGACCTCACCACCGGCCGCCTCGACGCCGTGGTGCTCGACGAGGTCGTGGGCCGCTACTACACCGCCAAGAAACCCAACGACTATGTGGTGCTCGACGACCACTTCGGCACCGAGGAATACGGCGTCGGCACGCGCAAGGACGACACCGAGCTGCTGGCGAAGCTGCAGAAGGCGATGGACGAGATGAAGGCCGACGGCAGCGCGGCGCGCATCTCCACCGAGTGGTTCGGCAAGGACATCATCAAGTAAGTCCCCCGCCGAAAGCACAGACACTGTGGGAGCGGGCTTGCCCGCGAATGGGCGCCGCTGCAGGCCTTTTTCGCGGGCATGCACCCTCCCACAGGCGCAGGCCTCGCCGGCTCAGCCTCCAGCCCATCCGGGCCTCAACCCTCCAGCGTCCGGGCACCCCTCATGGACTACATCCTCAGCATCCTCGGCCCGCTCGCCGAGGGCTCGCTGGTCACGCTGCAGCTCTTCGTCATCACGCTCGCGCTCGCGGTGCCGCTCGGCCTCGCGCTGGCGCTGATCCGCATCTCGCGCTTCACCGTCGCCAGCCAGGCGGTCAATGGCTACATCTGGCTGATGCGCGGCACGCCGCTGATGCTGCAGTTGCTGTTCATCTACTACGCGCTGCCCTTCGTGCCGGTGGTGGGCATCCGCCTGCCCGACTTCCCGGCGGCGATCGTTGCCTTCGCGCTCAACTACGCGGCCTACTTCGCCGAGATCTTCCGCGCCGGCATCCAGTCGATCGACCGCGGCCAGTACGAGGGCGCCAAGGTGCTCGGCTTCTCCTACGGCCAGACCATGCGCCGCATCGTGCTGCCGCAGGTGGTCAAGCGCATCCTGCCGCCGATGAGCAACGAGACCATCACCCTGGTCAAGGACACCTCGCTGATCTACGTGCTGGCGCTCAACGACCTGCTGCGCGCCGCGCGCGGCATCGTGCAGCGCGACTTCACGATCACGCCCTTCATCGTCGCCGCCGGCTTCTACCTGCTGATGACGCTGGTGCTGACCTGGCTGTTCCAGCGCCTGGAGAAACGCCATGCCGTCTATGACTGAGAGCGCTGCGATGACGAGTCCGATGATTCTCGCCGACGGCATCCGCAAGCGCTTCGGCGCCAACGAGGTGTTGAAGGGCGTGTCGCTGACGCTGGCCAAGGGCGAGGTGGTCGCCGTAATCGGCCCCTCGGGCTCGGGCAAGAGCACCCTCCTGCGCTGCCTCAACCACCTCGAGACCATCGATGCCGGGCGCATCGTCATCGAGGGCGACGTGCTCGCCGACAACGACGCCCATGGCCACGCGCGCTACGTCGCCGACGCCGAGGTGCGCCGCATCTGCCGCCGCATGGGCATGGTGTTCCAGCACTTCAACCTGTTCCCGCACCTGACCGTGCTGCAGAACGTGATCGAGGCGCCGATCACCGTGAAGGGCATCAAGCGCGAGGCCATCCTGCCCAAGGCCGAGGAACTGCTGAGGAAGGTCGGTCTCTTCGACAAGCGCGACGCCTACCCCTCGAGGCTCTCAGGCGGGCAGAAGCAGCGCGTGGCGATCGCGCGCGCGCTGGCGATGGAGCCCGACATCATGCTGTTCGACGAGCCCACCTCGGCGCTCGACCCCGAGCTCACCGGCGAGGTGCTGCGCACCATGCGCCAGCTCGCCGACGAGCACATGACCATGCTGGTGGTGACGCACGAGATGGGCTTCGCGCGCGAGGTGGCGAGCCGTGTGGTGTTCATGGACGGCGGCGAACTCATCGAGTCGCGGCCGGCGGCGGCATTCTTCGCCAGCCCGCAGCATCCGCGCACGCGCGCCTTCCTCGACAGCATGCTCTGAAACCTGGACCCGACGCAGGCTGCGCCGTCGGCGCTACGGGCGCGCCGCCGGGGTGCCCGCAAGCCGTCCGGCTTCTTCGCCGAAACGCTCCACCAGCCAGTCCGCCGTCGCCGAGACGCGGGCCACGGGGCGGGCGTCGGGATGGATCAGCATCCACAGCTCGCGGCTCAGGATCGGCGCCGGGCCCGACAGGCGTGTCAGACGGACGTCCGCCTCGGCCAGGAAGCAGGGCAGCAGCCCGTGACCGATGCCGTCGGCCACCGCCTGCATCAGGCCGCGCAGGCTGTTGGCGCGCAGGCGGATGCGGCCGCCGCCGCGCATCGCGTGCAGGCGCTGCATCTCCGGCGTGTGCTCGAGGTCCTCGTTGTAGGCCACCCAGTCGCCCGCGCTGACCGGCAGGTCACCACGCGCCGCGCCGTAGAGCGCAAACCCCACGTCCGCCAGCTTGCGGATCAGGAAGTCGCCGCTCGCTGGGCGCGCAAGGCGAATGGCGATGTCGGCTTCGCGGCGGGCGACGTTGAGGTTGTCGTTGCTGGCGACGAGGTCCACGCACAGTTCGGGGTAGCGGGCATACAGCCCGGGCAGGTGCGGCACCAGCCAGTCGCCGATGAGGGCACTGACCGCGGTGATCCGCACCACGCCGCCCACCGTGCCGGCGCCGGCCTCGGCGAGACGGCCGATCCCGGCCACGTCCTCCTCGATCCGTACAGCCCGCTCCAGCACCCGGCCACCGACCGCGGTCGGCTGCCACAGCCCGTCGTTGCGCTCGAACAGCGGCGTCCCCAGGCTGTCCTCGAGCGCGCGCAGGCGGCGAGCGACGGTGGTCTGGTCGACGCCGAGCCGGCGCGCCGCGGCGGCCAGGGTGCCCTCGCGGCCGAGGGTGACGCAAAAGCGCAGATCATCCCAGTTCATGTATGCCCGCCCCTGCAAATCTGCAGCAGTGTACGGCAAGAATCCACATTTACGCAGGCAGGCGGCGGCGTGTAGCCTCCCGCAGCACCTTGTGACTTCCTTTCCCACACTCTCAGGAGACTGCCCATGAGCACCGCATCGACCACCCTGCGCCAGTTGTCCGGCCTGCCCGCCACCCCGCCCCGCCTGACCGAGTCGGCGCTGGTCATCGTCGACGCCCAGAACGCCTACCGCAGCGGCGTGATGCAGCTCGAAGGCGTGGAACCGGCGCTCGACGAATGCGCGCAGCTGCTGGCGCGCGCGCGGGCGCTGAAGATTCCGGTGGTGCACATCCAGCACGACGCCGGCCCCGGCTCGCCCTATGACCTCAATGCCGAATGCGGGGCGATCGCCGACAAGGTGGCGCCGGCGGCGGGCGAGGCGGTGGTGGTCAAGCACTACCCCAATTCCTTCGTCGGCACCGAACTCGACGCCCGTCTGAAGGCCGCCGGCGTCAAGAACCTGGTCGTGGTCGGCTTCATGACCCACATGTGCATCAACTCCACCGCGCGCGGTGCGTTCAATCTGGGCTACGCGGTGACCGTGCCTGCTGCGGCCACCGCCACGCGCGCGCTGCCGGCGCCCGACGGCGGCGTGCTCGAAGCCGCCGCCCTGCAGTCCGCGGCGCTGGCTGCGCTCGCCGACCTGTTCGCGGTGGTGGTGCCCGACGGCAAGGCGATTCCAGACTGAGCTTCGCGCACCGGGTCCGAGCGTTGCATGTCGCGCCGTCGCATACGGCAGCCGCTCGACCGTGAACGTGGCACGGCCCCCGGCAGCGAGCGCTGCGCGGGGGCCGTGGCCTTTACCGGGCCGGCGCGAACGCCGGCCGAGCCGGGCGCGCGATCAGCCGCGCGAACGGCGGTCGCCGTGGCTGCGTTCGCTGCGCGACGGGTGACCGTCGCGGTTGAAGCCGCCACCGCTGCGACGGGCCTCACCGCCAGGGCGACCGAAGCCACCGCCACTGCCGAAGCGACGTCCGCCATTGCCAGCCGGACGCGGACCCGAGGGCTTGCGCGGCGAGGGCTCCATGCCCGGAATGGTGTGCACTTCCAGGCGGCCGCCGGTGAAGCGCTCGATGGCGCGGATCAGCCCGGTCTCGCGCGGCCCCGAGAGCGTGATCGCCACGCCGTCGCGACCGGCGCGGCCGGTGCGGCCGATGCGGTGCACATAGTCTTCGGCCTGGCGCGGCGGGTCGAAGTTGATGACGTGGCTGATGCCGGCGACGTCGATGCCGCGCGCGGCCACGTCGGTCGCCACCAGCACGCCGATGCGGCCCTGGCGCAGGCGGTCGAGGGTGCGGTTACGCTGGGTCTGGTGCATGTCGCCATGCAGCGCGGCGGCGGCGATGCCCTTCTCCTGCAGCGACAGCGACAGCTCGTCGGCGCTCTTCTTGGTGGCGGTGAACACCACGGCCTGGTTCATGCCGTCGCTGCCGAGCAGGGCTTCGAGCAAGCGGTTCTTGTGGCCGAGGTCGTCGGCGAACATGAGGCGCTGCTCGATCTGGCCACGGTCTTCCTTGGCGACCTCGATCTCGATGCGCTGCGGGTTGCGCGTCATGCGCGAGGCCATGCTGCCCACCACGCCGTCGAGGGTGGCCGAGAACAGCAGGGTCTGGCGCTTGGCCGGGGTGGCGGCGACGATGGCGTCGATGTCCTCGGCGAAGCCCATGTCGAGCATGCGGTCGGCCTCGTCGAGGATCAGCACCTCGACGTCCGACAGCTTCACCTTGCGGCGATTGAGGTGGTCGAGCAGGCGGCCGGGGGTGGCGACGACGACGTCGCACTGGCGTTGCAGCTGCTTGATCTGGGCGAACATCGGCGCGCCGCCGACGAGGCAGGCGGTGTTGAGCCAGCGCAGCGCCTTGCCGTAGGTCTGCACGGCCTTCTCGACCTGCAGCGCGAGCTCGCGCGTGGGGGTGAGCACCAGCACGCGCGGGCCGCTTCCCGGCGCCGGGCGGCGATCGATGATCTTGTGCAGGGCGGGCAGCGTGAAGGCGGCGGTCTTGCCGCTGCCGGTGTGGCTGGACACCAGCAGGTCCTCACCGGCGATGGCGGCGGGAATGGCCTGCATCTGCACCGGGGTGGGCGTGGTGTAGCCGGTCTGCTCGACGGCCTTGAGGAGTTCTGCGGCGAGGCCGAGGCTTTGGAACGTCATGGGGTTCTTCCTGTGTCTTGCTGTCCGGCCCGTGGATGAGGGGCGGACGGATTCGGGCCCGTGAAAATCGGGCCGCATGGCATCGCGGTGTGCCGGGCCTGCGGGGCAGGCAAGGCACACGGAATCGCAAGGGCGACGAACGCGCGATGGGCGTGGCCGGTCGCTTCGGCACGCGGTCACGAAACCGCGGTGGAAGGACCGCGCATCGGCACCAACCGGTTGTCACGATGCCAGACGATCGGAAGAACGAATGGGGTTCGGCGGGAGGTCGGGGGCGATGGGGCTGTGGTTACAGTCCCTGGGGCCGGTCGGCGGGCGTCCTTGTCCGCGCCGAAAACCTTGATGGCCCTGATGCTGCATTGCACAACGGCGAGTAGTATAATCCGTTTCGCGCGTGCTGTCGCCCATTATTTCGAACGGCCAGCCACGCCCGAATGAAGAACGGGCCGGTACGCACCGTACCGGCCCGTTCCTGCCGGGGCCGTGCCCCGGGGAGCCGCAAGCGGCGGAATTACTTGTTGACCGCGGCTTTCAGCGTGGCGCCGGCGGTGAACTTGGGCACGCTCGAGGCGGCGATTTCGATCGTGGCGCCGGTCTGCGGATTGCGGCCGGTGCGGGCAGCGCGCTCGGAAACCTCGAAGGAACCAAAACCGGTGAAGGCGACCTTCTCGCCCTTGCCCAGCTGCTCGGCGATGATGTCGAGCACGGCGGACAGCGCGCGATCGGCCTGAGCGCGGGAAACATCAAGACGGTCGGCCAGGGCTTCGACGAATTCACCTTTATTCA
This region of Thauera sp. JM12B12 genomic DNA includes:
- a CDS encoding META domain-containing protein, which translates into the protein MVLRPLFLLPLALVLGGCSLFGDRAESSAISATKSSSAASPTPSADSGEAPGRAAVLPLDPQPPVQFRCGEQTVTLRHFGELSTLQAAGRTYTLHPVRTASGVKRVSVDDERTSIWVKGDAARLELAGVAQPECRLVAEKPVFRAVGNEPGWRLDVRADGLSLLLDHGDTHVFAPGPLVVDGDGMRSYEAVSAGGPLTAVVFARHCVDSMSGMPHPRTVAVRWQGRVLKGCGGDPAELLQGGAWEVVEIDGRAVADPTRVTVNFAPEGRLAGIAACNRYFGRYALSGEGLRLSPLGATKMACEPGAMEEERRFIEAAGRVTGFALAPDASLQLLAGERVLLRARRP
- the hypA gene encoding hydrogenase maturation nickel metallochaperone HypA, coding for MHEMSLAENVREIVEDAAGAQGFRHVRRIVLEIGELAAVEADALRFCLDVVLEGSVAEGAALEFVRTPGAGWCAACARTVALHERYDPCPHCGAYGLDVRAGAQMRVSALDVD
- the hypB gene encoding hydrogenase nickel incorporation protein HypB; its protein translation is MCTVCGCGGEGQVGLAHGGARGVRAKRAATKPADAPHQWRALGNPAPATRPAGHQHLHFGAGPARAHVPGLGQTEMLRIERDILGKNDALAAHNRASLAARGILALNLVSSPGSGKTALLVSTLQRIAGRIPAAVIEGDQQTEFDAERIRATGVEALQINTGKGCHLDADMVARALPRLALADGGLLFIENVGNLVCPAAFDLGEAHKVVILSVTEGEDKPLKYPDMFAAADLMLLNKVDLLPYLQFDLARAIGYALRVNPRLQVIQTSATGGDGLDEWLAWLETRLANTRRIDSQHSSPPA
- a CDS encoding carbamoyltransferase HypF → MSPPSGTAPAATVPCGSGLARERLPTKLDARPEEILRGQGRSDRAGAGVAAGMRTGHPILALGAWFKHAACLLDSDGLTFGPNLGDLDNAEACAGVEPAVDALLAAASGQARAVAHDLHPDFHSTRVALATAHRLGVPAIGVQHHHAHIGAVLAEHARFDAHPVLGLALDGVGLGSDGEAWGGELLLVEGARFQRLGRLRPLRLPGGDRAAREPWRMAAALLHACGRGDEIADRFAHHPAAAMLAQVLARPALSPPTSSLGRHFDAAAALLGICERMRFEAEAAIALERLAARQSAPAVDPADWHIIEAVSASATGVGRPDGNGVGTAAVPFELDLHPLLRRLADAPDAARGAARFHATLAAALIDWVRRASALTGCDTVVLGGGCLHNRLLADALHAGLPAHGFKVLGARSLSPGDAALALGQAWVALHQLTHKDT
- a CDS encoding HypC/HybG/HupF family hydrogenase formation chaperone, coding for MCLAIPARVIERLEGDDAVVELDGVRKTISLALVDDVAVGDYVIVHVGFALGRLDPEEAAQTLALFAATGAGSAAP
- the hypD gene encoding hydrogenase formation protein HypD, whose protein sequence is MKYVDAFRDGALAAGLAQAIAREVEPGRDYAFMEFCGGHTHAISRYGVADLLPRTVRLIHGPGCPVCVLPVGRIDMAIRLALARPEVTLCTYADCLRIPASDGLSLLKARARGADVRMVYSAADALALAERMPEREVVFFAIGFETTTPPTARVIELAAQRGLANFSVICNHVLTPPAIEALLAAPAADSPGRPRLAGILGPAHVSVIIGSAPYAFAATRHHMPVVITGFEPLDVMQAVRMLVRQVNEGRAEVENEYTRAVTPEGNRKAQALIDAVLAPRPQFDWRGLGSLPASALRIRPAFAAWDAEVKFGLEDRPVPDHKSCACAAILCGAKAPTDCKLFGTACTPETPLGACMVSSEGACAAHYNYGRFRDPAGA